Proteins encoded within one genomic window of Mycoplasma phocoenae:
- the rpmE gene encoding 50S ribosomal protein L31 gives MKKDIHPQYQNLKVTCSSCSAEHEFGTTASKISLDVCSSCHAFYTGNRSSAKATGQVEKFNRKYNVSK, from the coding sequence ATGAAAAAAGATATTCATCCACAATATCAAAACCTAAAAGTAACTTGCTCATCATGTAGTGCAGAACACGAATTCGGAACAACTGCAAGTAAAATCTCTTTAGATGTTTGCTCAAGTTGTCACGCTTTTTATACTGGAAACCGTTCATCTGCAAAAGCTACTGGACAAGTTGAAAAATTCAATCGTAAATATAACGTTTCAAAATAA
- a CDS encoding pseudouridine synthase, whose translation MRIEKLIGHMTSYSRQDIKKLIKKGLVFVNGNQIKTSVNVKENTDIIEINKQKITYKEHQYFLFNKPKYCITANYDKFNKTIFDFIELDRDKFFAYGRLDYDAQGLLIISNDGDLGHKLLSKKYHVPKLYYVETTEPIDPQKIIAHGQNPIVLDDGTIIDEYEFTEITPAYLRLIIYQGVFHQVKKMLNFFDYEVSLLKREKFGSQTLDKNLGEGQYRELTDTELLNLKKCTEKK comes from the coding sequence ATGCGTATTGAAAAATTAATTGGGCACATGACTAGTTATTCTCGGCAAGACATAAAAAAACTAATTAAAAAAGGTTTAGTATTTGTTAACGGAAATCAAATAAAAACTAGTGTTAATGTCAAGGAAAACACTGATATCATAGAAATAAATAAACAAAAAATAACGTATAAAGAGCATCAGTATTTTTTATTTAACAAACCTAAATATTGCATAACAGCCAATTACGATAAATTCAATAAAACAATATTTGATTTTATTGAATTAGATCGAGATAAATTTTTCGCATATGGTCGCTTAGACTATGACGCCCAAGGTTTATTAATCATAAGTAATGACGGTGATTTAGGACACAAATTATTAAGTAAAAAATATCATGTACCTAAACTTTATTATGTTGAAACTACTGAACCTATAGATCCACAAAAAATAATAGCTCATGGTCAGAATCCAATTGTATTAGATGATGGCACAATTATTGACGAATATGAGTTTACTGAAATTACACCCGCATATTTAAGATTGATTATTTATCAAGGTGTATTTCACCAAGTAAAAAAAATGTTAAATTTTTTTGATTATGAAGTTAGTTTACTCAAAAGAGAAAAATTCGGCTCACAAACGCTGGATAAAAATCTCGGTGAAGGCCAGTACCGCGAATTGACAGACACTGAGTTATTGAATTTGAAAAAATGCACTGAAAAAAAATAA
- a CDS encoding ATP-binding cassette domain-containing protein: MQIKVENISKEFDKKLPTYIKVLKDVSVEFNEGEAISIIGHTGSGKTTFIEHLNALLLPDTGKITFTNVSIPHKKWYESAKKIEIVETDIEIVNTKRKIKNIKSVRSEVGVVFQFAEYQLFEATIEKDIIFGPVSMGTPVKKAKELAEKYIEMVGLPKSYLGRSPFNLSGGQKRRVALAGILAMEPKFLILDEPTAGLDPVGVEQMLQLFYDLHKKNNITIIIVTHDLDNALRWTNRCLMFKDGKIVKDDDTYNVLNDTQLLIDNDLKPTQLLTFANRLRERGVPIGKVTNLEQLSESIQEYLRNK, encoded by the coding sequence ATGCAAATAAAAGTTGAAAATATTTCAAAAGAATTTGATAAAAAACTTCCTACATATATCAAAGTTCTTAAAGATGTATCAGTTGAATTTAATGAAGGTGAAGCGATTTCAATAATTGGACATACTGGATCAGGTAAAACAACATTTATTGAACATTTGAATGCTTTATTGTTGCCTGATACTGGAAAAATAACGTTTACTAATGTTTCTATACCACATAAAAAATGATACGAGAGTGCTAAAAAAATAGAGATTGTAGAAACTGATATCGAAATAGTTAATACAAAACGTAAAATTAAAAATATTAAATCAGTAAGAAGCGAAGTTGGGGTAGTATTTCAATTTGCCGAATATCAATTATTTGAAGCAACCATCGAAAAAGATATTATATTTGGACCTGTATCAATGGGTACGCCTGTCAAAAAAGCTAAAGAACTAGCTGAAAAATATATTGAAATGGTAGGGCTGCCAAAAAGTTATTTAGGGCGTAGCCCATTCAATCTTTCGGGTGGACAAAAACGTCGTGTAGCATTAGCTGGTATTCTTGCAATGGAACCAAAATTTTTAATTTTAGATGAACCTACAGCAGGTTTAGATCCAGTAGGTGTTGAGCAAATGCTTCAACTATTTTATGATTTACACAAAAAAAACAATATTACAATAATTATTGTTACTCATGATTTAGATAATGCATTACGTTGAACAAATAGATGTTTAATGTTTAAAGATGGAAAAATCGTGAAAGATGATGACACATATAACGTATTAAATGACACTCAGTTATTGATAGACAATGATTTAAAACCAACTCAATTATTAACATTCGCAAATCGTTTGAGAGAACGTGGTGTACCGATTGGAAAAGTTACAAATTTAGAACAATTGTCTGAATCTATTCAAGAATATTTAAGAAACAAATAA
- a CDS encoding YebC/PmpR family DNA-binding transcriptional regulator, which translates to MSGHSKWATTKHHKAAQDAARSKIFQKFSKEIMVAASLGGPDPDANPSLRMAIAKAKARSMPKANIEKAIQKGAGGSKEGSDYKSYIYTATAYGGTNFIVTCLTDNFNRLASNVQHYFNKVNGQMGSGKIPYVFDERGVLVILKSETQASEEDLMMHALDNGALDFQTEDDQYIILSEPSDFQDLKKAIEDEFSIENFSTAEVSFVPNMEIEIPEDKVESFEKFLSLLEDDDDIQEVYHNATY; encoded by the coding sequence ATGTCAGGACACTCAAAATGAGCGACAACTAAACACCATAAAGCTGCACAAGACGCTGCAAGAAGTAAAATTTTTCAAAAATTTTCAAAAGAAATAATGGTTGCAGCATCTTTAGGTGGTCCAGATCCAGATGCTAACCCTTCATTAAGAATGGCGATAGCAAAAGCAAAAGCACGTTCAATGCCTAAAGCAAACATTGAAAAAGCTATTCAAAAAGGGGCTGGAGGTTCTAAAGAAGGTAGTGATTATAAATCATACATTTACACAGCTACAGCTTACGGAGGAACAAATTTTATCGTTACTTGTCTAACAGATAATTTCAATCGTTTAGCATCAAACGTTCAACATTATTTTAATAAAGTAAATGGACAAATGGGAAGCGGTAAAATTCCATACGTATTTGATGAACGTGGTGTTTTGGTTATTTTAAAAAGTGAAACACAAGCCAGTGAAGAAGACTTGATGATGCACGCTTTAGATAATGGTGCACTTGATTTTCAAACAGAAGATGATCAGTACATTATCTTATCTGAACCATCAGATTTTCAAGATCTTAAAAAGGCTATTGAAGATGAATTTAGCATTGAAAACTTTTCAACAGCTGAAGTAAGCTTTGTTCCAAATATGGAAATCGAAATTCCCGAAGATAAAGTTGAAAGTTTTGAAAAATTCTTATCTTTATTAGAAGATGATGATGACATTCAAGAAGTTTACCACAACGCAACATACTAA
- the nadE gene encoding NAD(+) synthase — translation MKIQNLTLKDISKTVDISKHKLLINELKMFIKKSVEKAKVNGVVLGISGGIDSTFLAYLMKDVFQEKLELYSISINELNKTELISKQHAQLIERDLQHKVTYIDLTNTFNTFKNELNIDDEYVLSNLKARLRMTSLYAYAQKNKKIVIGTDNFNEWYLGYFTKYGDGGCDLLPIAKIKKSDIYIMAKILNIPEEIIIKKPSADLWENQSDEDELGFSYDDFEQYISDPTQLTSDVRTKIENQHNRNIHKLVPIPIGPELKEN, via the coding sequence ATGAAAATACAAAATTTAACATTAAAAGACATATCAAAAACAGTTGATATTAGTAAACACAAACTATTAATTAATGAATTGAAGATGTTTATAAAGAAATCTGTTGAAAAAGCCAAAGTTAATGGAGTTGTTTTAGGGATAAGCGGAGGTATTGATTCAACATTTTTAGCTTATTTAATGAAAGATGTTTTTCAAGAAAAATTAGAACTTTATTCAATTTCTATAAACGAACTAAATAAAACGGAATTAATTTCTAAACAACATGCGCAATTAATTGAAAGAGATTTACAGCATAAGGTCACTTATATAGATTTAACAAACACATTCAATACTTTTAAAAACGAATTGAATATTGATGATGAATATGTACTTTCTAATCTGAAAGCAAGATTAAGAATGACCTCTCTTTATGCTTATGCTCAAAAAAACAAAAAAATCGTAATAGGCACAGACAATTTTAATGAATGATACTTAGGATACTTCACCAAATATGGTGATGGCGGTTGCGATTTATTACCAATAGCTAAAATTAAAAAAAGTGATATTTACATAATGGCTAAAATATTGAATATTCCAGAAGAAATCATAATCAAAAAACCATCAGCAGATTTATGAGAAAATCAATCTGATGAAGATGAATTAGGTTTTAGTTATGATGATTTTGAACAATACATCTCAGATCCTACTCAATTAACATCAGATGTTAGAACCAAAATTGAAAATCAACACAATAGAAACATTCATAAATTAGTTCCAATACCTATTGGTCCAGAATTGAAAGAAAATTAA
- a CDS encoding energy-coupling factor transporter ATPase: protein MIKIKNLYYKYPESDNYALQDVNLEIKKGDYVAILGHNGSGKSTLSKLISAIYKATEGEISIDDIVYSRETLTQIRRKIGIVFQNPDNQFVGATVEDDIAFGLENKNIPRDKMRDIIFNYAKMVSMEEHLDREPQNLSGGQKQRVAIASTLALDPDIIIFDEITSMLDPKGKHDILSILHDLNDNTDKTLISVTHDMDEAILADTLLVFSGGKLVASGSPKEILKNKEIVELAKIDSPFIYKLSDSLEGIEPTYNEEELIEAICK from the coding sequence ATGATTAAAATTAAAAATTTATATTACAAGTATCCAGAGAGCGATAATTATGCGCTTCAGGATGTTAATCTTGAAATAAAAAAAGGTGATTATGTTGCAATATTAGGACACAATGGATCTGGAAAAAGTACGTTGTCAAAATTAATTAGTGCAATATATAAAGCAACTGAAGGAGAAATATCAATTGACGATATCGTTTATTCTCGTGAGACATTAACTCAAATCAGAAGAAAAATCGGTATTGTATTTCAAAATCCAGATAACCAATTTGTAGGTGCAACAGTCGAAGATGATATTGCTTTTGGATTGGAAAATAAAAACATTCCTCGTGATAAAATGCGTGACATTATTTTTAATTATGCAAAAATGGTTTCGATGGAAGAACATTTAGATAGGGAACCACAAAACTTATCAGGTGGGCAAAAACAAAGAGTGGCGATCGCATCAACATTAGCACTGGATCCAGATATTATTATTTTTGATGAAATTACATCAATGTTAGATCCAAAGGGTAAACATGATATTTTATCAATTTTGCATGATTTAAATGATAACACTGATAAAACCTTGATATCGGTTACACATGACATGGATGAAGCAATCTTGGCTGATACGTTATTAGTATTTAGTGGCGGAAAATTGGTTGCATCAGGTAGCCCGAAAGAAATATTAAAAAACAAAGAAATCGTTGAATTAGCAAAAATAGATTCACCATTTATTTATAAATTAAGTGATTCATTAGAAGGTATAGAACCAACATATAATGAAGAGGAGTTGATTGAGGCAATATGCAAATAA
- the glyA gene encoding serine hydroxymethyltransferase, with the protein MYKKIELKDKEIESLINKESIRQNENIELIASENYVSEDVMKAAGSCLTNKYAEGYPNARYYGGCEFVDEIEKIAQERAKKLFGCNFANVQPYSGSVANAAVYMALLNPGDKILGLKLESGGHLTHGYSISFSGKFYESHSYSVNDEGILDYDEIEKIALKVRPQVIVTGYSAYSQIIDFKRFKEIADKVGAYLFADVSHIAGLIVADAHPSPFPYADVVMTTTHKTLRGTRGAIILTNDEEISKKINKAVFPGCQGGPLVHQIAAKAVAFREALTHSFKSYANSVVLNANVFCRTFMDKGVKIVSGVTQNHLFTIDVKSSYGITGKEAAAILDTLKITVNKNTIPNDTEKPMIASGIRLGVAAMTTRGFTENQFIIIANLIHKALSEPTNLALHEIIKKEVLKLSAEYPIKKHLV; encoded by the coding sequence ATGTATAAAAAAATAGAATTAAAAGATAAAGAAATTGAAAGCTTAATTAATAAAGAATCAATTAGACAAAACGAAAATATTGAATTAATTGCTTCTGAAAATTACGTTTCAGAAGATGTTATGAAAGCTGCTGGTTCATGTTTAACAAATAAATACGCAGAAGGATATCCAAATGCTAGATATTATGGTGGTTGTGAATTTGTTGATGAAATTGAAAAAATTGCTCAAGAACGTGCCAAAAAATTATTTGGATGTAATTTTGCGAATGTTCAACCATATTCAGGCTCAGTAGCGAATGCAGCTGTGTATATGGCATTATTAAATCCTGGAGACAAAATTTTGGGATTGAAACTTGAATCTGGTGGACACTTGACTCACGGATACAGTATTTCATTCAGTGGTAAATTTTATGAATCGCATTCATATTCAGTAAATGATGAAGGTATACTTGATTATGATGAGATAGAAAAAATAGCACTTAAAGTACGACCTCAAGTGATTGTTACAGGATATAGCGCATATTCACAAATTATAGATTTTAAACGTTTTAAAGAAATCGCTGATAAAGTGGGAGCATATTTATTTGCTGATGTATCACACATTGCTGGACTTATTGTCGCAGATGCCCACCCAAGTCCATTCCCTTACGCTGATGTAGTTATGACAACAACGCATAAAACACTAAGAGGAACCAGAGGAGCTATCATTTTAACTAATGACGAAGAAATATCTAAAAAAATTAATAAAGCAGTATTCCCTGGTTGTCAAGGTGGACCTTTAGTGCACCAAATAGCCGCTAAAGCAGTAGCGTTTAGAGAAGCATTGACACATTCATTCAAATCATATGCAAACAGCGTTGTATTAAATGCAAATGTATTTTGTAGAACATTTATGGATAAAGGTGTAAAAATTGTTTCAGGAGTGACACAAAATCATTTATTTACAATCGATGTTAAAAGTAGTTATGGAATTACTGGTAAAGAAGCCGCAGCTATTCTAGATACATTAAAAATAACAGTGAACAAAAATACCATTCCTAATGACACTGAAAAACCAATGATTGCATCTGGAATTCGTTTAGGTGTGGCAGCTATGACAACTAGAGGATTCACTGAAAATCAATTTATTATAATTGCTAATTTAATTCATAAAGCATTGAGTGAACCAACAAATTTAGCACTACACGAAATAATAAAAAAAGAAGTATTGAAACTTTCTGCAGAATACCCTATTAAAAAACATTTAGTTTAA
- a CDS encoding thermonuclease family protein: MNIIKTISFIISLMFLFVCSCSITNNENIQLKTIKIIDVIDGDTIKDVNNTIYRLNGIDTPESRININNTWVKTKGLKHTYAIKAKLFLMNLLKESDYIVTIKTNKKTDKYKRKIVQIFTKNSKNINLLMVQNGLAVVKYISLNNKDMFYTKDEKFYHDLINAEYFAKKNRLGFWRINDLVNEIY, encoded by the coding sequence ATGAATATAATAAAAACAATCTCATTTATCATTTCATTAATGTTTTTATTTGTTTGTTCGTGTTCAATAACAAACAATGAAAACATTCAATTGAAAACAATCAAAATTATTGATGTTATTGACGGAGATACAATAAAAGACGTAAACAACACAATTTACCGTTTGAATGGAATAGACACTCCTGAATCGAGAATAAATATCAATAACACGTGAGTAAAAACCAAGGGTTTAAAACATACTTACGCTATAAAAGCCAAACTTTTCCTTATGAATTTGCTAAAAGAATCAGATTACATAGTAACTATTAAAACAAACAAAAAAACCGATAAATATAAACGCAAAATAGTACAAATTTTCACTAAAAATTCTAAAAATATAAACTTGCTAATGGTGCAAAATGGTCTCGCAGTCGTGAAATATATATCATTAAATAATAAAGATATGTTTTATACTAAGGACGAAAAATTTTACCACGACCTTATTAATGCTGAATATTTTGCAAAGAAAAACCGATTAGGGTTTTGAAGAATTAACGACTTAGTAAATGAAATATATTAA
- a CDS encoding nitroreductase family protein — protein MNFYKNILERTSVRDFDESKEISPEIMNQLINTIQLAPTSSNWFSSSAIVISDKKLLQKLSQTSKYMNHLSKAKMLVVFLADYNRMELAKKTYPEYKYKSNSSESFTVGIGDAFIQATMLQDIAIANGLGTCFLGLVRTIVDELIDILNIKGKAYPVIGLAVGYAKTTAPVKPKLNRVFMNEYNFEAIECQANKYSEELIEYYSKLNPNKPSYSYLEASIISASRYVMDTDKIENIWDLQLVEKNK, from the coding sequence ATGAATTTTTATAAAAATATTTTAGAAAGAACAAGTGTCAGAGATTTTGATGAATCAAAAGAAATTTCGCCAGAAATAATGAATCAATTAATCAATACTATTCAATTGGCGCCAACTAGCTCCAACTGATTTTCTTCATCTGCAATAGTTATTTCAGATAAAAAATTGTTGCAAAAACTTTCGCAAACAAGTAAATATATGAATCATTTATCAAAAGCTAAAATGCTTGTTGTCTTTTTGGCTGATTACAATAGAATGGAATTAGCTAAGAAAACATATCCAGAATATAAATACAAATCAAATTCTTCTGAGTCATTTACAGTCGGAATTGGTGATGCTTTTATTCAAGCTACAATGCTACAAGATATTGCTATAGCAAACGGATTGGGTACTTGCTTTTTAGGTCTTGTTCGTACAATTGTTGATGAATTAATCGATATTTTAAATATCAAGGGAAAGGCTTATCCAGTTATTGGTTTAGCAGTTGGATATGCAAAAACAACAGCACCAGTGAAACCTAAATTAAATAGAGTATTTATGAATGAATATAATTTTGAAGCAATTGAATGTCAAGCTAATAAATATTCGGAAGAATTGATTGAATATTACTCAAAATTAAATCCAAACAAGCCTTCATATTCATATTTAGAAGCTTCAATAATTAGTGCATCTAGATACGTCATGGATACTGATAAGATTGAAAATATATGAGATCTACAGCTTGTTGAAAAAAACAAATAA
- a CDS encoding energy-coupling factor transporter transmembrane component T family protein produces the protein MNAIIGKYVNLDTIIHKMDPRLKFLANILFIVLLFVTDSFLILACMIALIMFLYVIATRSFRSLIKKFKMPLWIGLFLFFVNIFTIKGAPANYIPISSDMNVDSYVIWRGYTIINDTYFAPFEFLQITKFTLIRTTSIIARIYGIILVTTILTFTTKSVLLTKAINDLLKPLKMIKFPSEIITMIINIALRFIPTLLDEANRIMKAQSSRGVDFKNGKGKDKVKSFITLIVPLFVSSFSKANDLSDAMTVRGYEPYKARSEYRFLSANWFDILSMFVLVGLTAMVIVFQIEVIPMPQWFVYSYMKV, from the coding sequence ATGAATGCAATTATTGGTAAATATGTCAATTTAGATACAATAATCCACAAAATGGATCCACGTTTGAAATTCCTAGCAAATATCTTATTCATTGTTTTATTATTTGTTACTGATTCATTTTTAATATTAGCTTGTATGATAGCTTTAATAATGTTTTTATATGTTATTGCAACAAGATCATTTAGATCGTTAATTAAAAAATTCAAAATGCCACTGTGAATTGGTTTATTCTTATTCTTTGTAAATATTTTTACAATAAAAGGAGCGCCAGCAAATTACATTCCAATATCTTCAGACATGAATGTTGATAGCTATGTTATTTGAAGAGGCTATACAATAATAAATGATACTTATTTTGCACCATTCGAATTCTTACAAATTACTAAATTTACTTTAATTAGAACGACGAGTATTATTGCTCGTATCTATGGAATAATATTGGTTACGACTATACTAACATTTACTACTAAATCAGTTTTATTAACAAAGGCAATCAATGATTTATTAAAACCACTGAAAATGATTAAATTTCCTAGTGAAATAATAACTATGATAATCAATATTGCCTTACGTTTCATTCCAACATTATTAGATGAAGCTAACCGTATTATGAAAGCGCAGTCTTCACGTGGAGTAGACTTTAAAAACGGTAAGGGCAAAGATAAGGTCAAATCTTTTATAACATTAATAGTTCCTTTATTTGTTTCTTCATTTTCAAAAGCAAATGATTTAAGTGATGCTATGACAGTAAGGGGTTACGAACCTTATAAAGCTAGATCTGAATACCGTTTCTTATCAGCAAATTGATTTGATATTTTATCAATGTTCGTATTAGTGGGATTAACAGCAATGGTTATTGTATTTCAAATAGAAGTGATACCTATGCCGCAATGATTTGTTTATTCATACATGAAAGTTTAA
- the ligA gene encoding NAD-dependent DNA ligase LigA, translating to MSKNINKQYIVELRNKIIKWNHAYFDLDAPIVEDAIYDKAIIELQKLESEYAHLFTEEELLNSPTAKIGANVNTAFAKVTHNEPMLSLQKSYEQSEIEKWQQNIEKVLNKPSYFIEPKIDGLSISLHYSNGKLRQALTRGDGLIGEDVTHNVLVIEDIPKSIDYKEDVEFRGEIYLKLSNFEILNARLEKQGMNKLANPRNTASGSIRQLNSDIVKERNLSCFIYSVIEPMKHNLNTLDSINNFIKTHNFKTTGLENHVYSITEIMDWIEEFKIKKTHLDYETDGVVIKLNEINFYDELGSTQKYPRWAIAYKYEPNVATTVMKNIFLTVGRTGMVTYNAELEPVELSGSIISAATLHNYDYISSLNIDINDLVYIKKAGEIIPKVISTVKSKDNTTFKRATHCPFCNSALIDSETGIDQYCVNKNCPEINLKKIIHFCSKTAMDIVSLGENNIEFFNKMNILNSFTDIYKLKNYRENLIKIKGFGVKSIDKLIENIENSKNNSLEKLIHALSIKLVGEKIAYFLASQIKKLSNLLTFDFNSLLAFNEIGEKIVASLYEYVNDIDNKKIVNDLIDAGLDLEFKDNIKSFKLINYSFVITGTLTHSRNKIQKMLVSKGAKVTNVVTKNTSFLITGEKAGSKLSKARALGVPVISEEELFEQFLN from the coding sequence ATGAGTAAAAATATTAATAAACAATACATAGTTGAATTACGCAACAAAATAATCAAATGAAATCATGCCTACTTTGATTTAGATGCGCCAATTGTTGAAGATGCAATTTATGACAAAGCTATAATTGAATTGCAAAAACTTGAAAGCGAGTACGCGCATTTATTCACTGAAGAAGAATTGCTCAATTCACCGACTGCAAAAATAGGAGCGAATGTGAATACCGCATTTGCTAAAGTTACTCATAATGAACCAATGCTATCTTTGCAAAAATCATACGAACAATCTGAAATAGAAAAATGACAACAAAACATTGAAAAAGTATTGAATAAACCATCCTATTTTATTGAACCAAAAATTGATGGTTTATCAATTTCATTACATTATTCTAACGGAAAACTACGTCAAGCACTGACACGTGGTGATGGTTTAATTGGTGAAGATGTTACACATAACGTTTTAGTTATTGAAGATATACCTAAATCCATTGATTATAAAGAAGATGTAGAATTTCGTGGTGAAATTTATTTAAAGTTAAGTAACTTTGAAATACTTAATGCTCGTCTAGAAAAACAAGGTATGAACAAGTTAGCTAATCCAAGAAATACTGCTTCAGGTTCCATTAGACAATTGAATTCAGACATAGTAAAAGAAAGAAATTTATCTTGTTTTATATATTCAGTAATTGAACCCATGAAACATAATTTAAATACTTTAGACAGCATTAATAATTTCATTAAAACACACAATTTCAAAACCACTGGATTAGAAAACCATGTTTATTCTATTACTGAAATTATGGATTGAATAGAAGAATTTAAAATTAAAAAAACACATTTGGATTATGAGACTGATGGTGTTGTCATTAAATTGAACGAAATCAATTTTTATGACGAATTAGGAAGCACACAAAAATATCCAAGATGAGCTATAGCTTATAAATATGAACCCAATGTTGCAACCACAGTTATGAAAAATATATTTTTAACTGTCGGTAGAACAGGGATGGTTACATATAATGCAGAATTAGAACCTGTTGAATTATCGGGTTCAATAATTAGTGCAGCTACATTACATAATTATGATTACATTTCCTCTTTAAACATTGATATCAATGATTTAGTTTATATTAAAAAAGCTGGTGAAATCATTCCGAAAGTTATTTCAACCGTTAAATCTAAAGATAATACAACATTTAAGCGAGCAACACATTGTCCATTTTGTAACAGTGCATTGATTGATTCAGAAACGGGTATTGATCAATATTGTGTCAATAAAAATTGTCCTGAAATAAATTTAAAAAAAATAATACATTTTTGTTCAAAAACTGCAATGGACATCGTTTCTTTAGGAGAAAATAATATTGAGTTTTTTAATAAAATGAATATACTGAATTCATTTACAGATATTTATAAATTAAAAAATTATCGCGAAAATTTAATAAAAATTAAAGGGTTTGGAGTTAAAAGTATTGACAAACTTATTGAAAACATCGAAAATAGCAAAAACAATTCATTGGAAAAATTAATTCATGCATTATCAATTAAATTGGTTGGAGAAAAAATTGCTTATTTTTTAGCTAGTCAAATCAAAAAATTATCAAATTTATTAACTTTCGATTTTAATTCTCTTTTAGCTTTTAATGAAATAGGGGAAAAAATTGTTGCTTCATTATACGAGTACGTGAATGATATTGATAATAAAAAAATCGTTAATGATTTAATAGACGCGGGCTTGGATTTAGAATTTAAAGACAATATAAAATCGTTCAAATTAATTAATTATTCTTTTGTGATTACCGGTACGTTAACACATTCAAGAAACAAAATTCAAAAAATGTTAGTAAGTAAAGGTGCGAAGGTAACAAATGTAGTTACGAAAAATACAAGTTTTTTAATAACTGGAGAAAAAGCTGGCAGCAAACTATCTAAAGCTAGAGCTTTAGGTGTCCCAGTTATTTCGGAAGAAGAATTGTTTGAACAATTTTTAAACTAA